From Mustelus asterias chromosome 19, sMusAst1.hap1.1, whole genome shotgun sequence, one genomic window encodes:
- the gtf2f1 gene encoding general transcription factor IIF subunit 1 isoform X2, protein MANLGSSSQAVTEYTVRVPKNNTKKHNIMAFNAADKINFSTWTQAKMERDLSNKKIYQEEEQPIFGAGSEFGKKLREESRKKKFGIVTREFKAEDQPWLLRVNGKAGRKFKGQRKGGVTENASYYIFTQCPDGAFEAFPVNAWYNFVPVAKHKTLTAEEAEEEWGRRNKVVNHFSIMLQKRLKDQDRDDGDEEEEKQKKGKERKKKGNDLRIHDLEDDLEMSSDENDEESDEDRSGKKDTKAPKKGKAAAKRKKKKASDDEAFEDSDDGDFEGQEVDYISDDESSDNNEEEAEKGKADKGEEGPKGIDESAASESSEESEEEKPNEEKDEEEEEKKSAAPDKREKKKKDSSDESESSDESDIESEAASALFMLKKTPPKKDWKGSNNSSRGNSRPGTPTPQISTSSTLKAAASKLEQGKRQAGSAETPVAKRLKMDAGAQSASGKSTPQPQSGKSTPSSGDIQLTEDAVRRYLIRKPMTTKDLLKKFQTKKTGLSSEQTVNVLAQILKKLNPERKMINEKMHFFLKEGN, encoded by the exons GCTAAAATGGAGCGTGATCTGAGCAacaagaagatttaccaggaagagGAGCAACCCATATTTGGTGCTGGCAGTGAGTTTGGCAAAAAGCTGCGAGAGGAATCCCGCAAGAAGAAGTTTGGGATCGTCACCCGAGAGTTCAAAGCTGAAGACCAGCCCTGGCTGCTGAGAGTGAATGGGAAAGCCGGCCGCAA GTTTAAAGGTCAGAGGAAAGGTGGGGTCACGGAAAATGCCTCCTACTACATCTTTACCCAGTGTCCAGACGGGGCATTCGAAGCATTTCCTGTGAACGCCTGGTACAACTTTGTCCCTGTAGCAAAACACAAGACGCTGACTgcggaggaggcagaggaggAGTGGGGAAG ACGTAACAAAGTGGTGAATCATTTCAGCATCATGCTGCAGAAGAGGCTGAAGGATCAGGACCGAGATGATGGAGACGAGGAGGAAGAGAAGCAAAAGAAAGGCAAGGAGAGAAAGAAGAAAGGGAACGACCTCCGAATCCATGACCTGGAAGACGACCTGGAAATGAGCTCGGACGAGAATGACGAGGAAAGCGATGAGGACA GAAGTGGGAAAAAAGACACAAAGGCTCCGAAGaaagggaaagcagcagcaaagAGAAAGAAGAAGAAAGCTTCCGATGACGAGGCCTTTGAGGACAGTGATGATGGAGATTttgaggggcaggaggtggaTTATATCTCCGATGATGAATCCAG TGACAATAATGAAGAGGAGGCAGAGAAAGGAAAAGCTGATAAAGGCGAAGAGGGACCCAAAG GTATTGATGAGAGCGCTGCATCGGAGAGCAGTGAAGAGAGTGAAGAGGAGAAACCCAATGAAGAGaaagatgaggaggaggaggagaagaaatCTGCAGCTCCGGACAAGAGGGAAAAGAAGAAAAAAG ACAGCAGTGATGAATCAGAATCTTCAGATGAGAGTGACATTGAGTCTGAAGCTGCCTCGGCCCTTTTCATGTTG AAGAAAACTCCTCCAAAGAAAGATTGGAAAGGATCAAACAACAGCTCCCGTGGGAACAGCCGGCCgggcacccccaccccacagatcAGCACCTCATCCACACTCAAAGCAGCTGCCAGCAAACTGGAACAAG GGAAGCGGCAGGCTGGCTCTGCAGAAACTCCAGTGGCCAAGCGGCTGAAGATGGACGCCGGGGCACAGTCGGCATCGGGTAAATCCACACCACAGCCACAATCCGGAAAATCCACGCCCAGCAGCGG TGACATTCAGCTAACGGAGGACGCCGTCCGGCGATACCTCATCCGGAAACCCATGACCACCAAGGACCTGTTGAAGAAATTTCAAACCAAGAAGACGGGTCTGAGTAGTGAGCAGACGGTGAACGTACTGGCACAGATCCTGAAAAAACTCAACCCCGAGCGTAAGATGATTAATGAGAAGATGCACTTCTTCCTGAAGGAGGGGAATTGA
- the gtf2f1 gene encoding general transcription factor IIF subunit 1 isoform X1, translated as MANLGSSSQAVTEYTVRVPKNNTKKHNIMAFNAADKINFSTWTQAKMERDLSNKKIYQEEEQPIFGAGSEFGKKLREESRKKKFGIVTREFKAEDQPWLLRVNGKAGRKFKGQRKGGVTENASYYIFTQCPDGAFEAFPVNAWYNFVPVAKHKTLTAEEAEEEWGRRNKVVNHFSIMLQKRLKDQDRDDGDEEEEKQKKGKERKKKGNDLRIHDLEDDLEMSSDENDEESDEDRSGKKDTKAPKKGKAAAKRKKKKASDDEAFEDSDDGDFEGQEVDYISDDESSDNNEEEAEKGKADKGEEGPKGIDESAASESSEESEEEKPNEEKDEEEEEKKSAAPDKREKKKKDSSDESESSDESDIESEAASALFMLKKKTPPKKDWKGSNNSSRGNSRPGTPTPQISTSSTLKAAASKLEQGKRQAGSAETPVAKRLKMDAGAQSASGKSTPQPQSGKSTPSSGDIQLTEDAVRRYLIRKPMTTKDLLKKFQTKKTGLSSEQTVNVLAQILKKLNPERKMINEKMHFFLKEGN; from the exons GCTAAAATGGAGCGTGATCTGAGCAacaagaagatttaccaggaagagGAGCAACCCATATTTGGTGCTGGCAGTGAGTTTGGCAAAAAGCTGCGAGAGGAATCCCGCAAGAAGAAGTTTGGGATCGTCACCCGAGAGTTCAAAGCTGAAGACCAGCCCTGGCTGCTGAGAGTGAATGGGAAAGCCGGCCGCAA GTTTAAAGGTCAGAGGAAAGGTGGGGTCACGGAAAATGCCTCCTACTACATCTTTACCCAGTGTCCAGACGGGGCATTCGAAGCATTTCCTGTGAACGCCTGGTACAACTTTGTCCCTGTAGCAAAACACAAGACGCTGACTgcggaggaggcagaggaggAGTGGGGAAG ACGTAACAAAGTGGTGAATCATTTCAGCATCATGCTGCAGAAGAGGCTGAAGGATCAGGACCGAGATGATGGAGACGAGGAGGAAGAGAAGCAAAAGAAAGGCAAGGAGAGAAAGAAGAAAGGGAACGACCTCCGAATCCATGACCTGGAAGACGACCTGGAAATGAGCTCGGACGAGAATGACGAGGAAAGCGATGAGGACA GAAGTGGGAAAAAAGACACAAAGGCTCCGAAGaaagggaaagcagcagcaaagAGAAAGAAGAAGAAAGCTTCCGATGACGAGGCCTTTGAGGACAGTGATGATGGAGATTttgaggggcaggaggtggaTTATATCTCCGATGATGAATCCAG TGACAATAATGAAGAGGAGGCAGAGAAAGGAAAAGCTGATAAAGGCGAAGAGGGACCCAAAG GTATTGATGAGAGCGCTGCATCGGAGAGCAGTGAAGAGAGTGAAGAGGAGAAACCCAATGAAGAGaaagatgaggaggaggaggagaagaaatCTGCAGCTCCGGACAAGAGGGAAAAGAAGAAAAAAG ACAGCAGTGATGAATCAGAATCTTCAGATGAGAGTGACATTGAGTCTGAAGCTGCCTCGGCCCTTTTCATGTTG AAGAAGAAAACTCCTCCAAAGAAAGATTGGAAAGGATCAAACAACAGCTCCCGTGGGAACAGCCGGCCgggcacccccaccccacagatcAGCACCTCATCCACACTCAAAGCAGCTGCCAGCAAACTGGAACAAG GGAAGCGGCAGGCTGGCTCTGCAGAAACTCCAGTGGCCAAGCGGCTGAAGATGGACGCCGGGGCACAGTCGGCATCGGGTAAATCCACACCACAGCCACAATCCGGAAAATCCACGCCCAGCAGCGG TGACATTCAGCTAACGGAGGACGCCGTCCGGCGATACCTCATCCGGAAACCCATGACCACCAAGGACCTGTTGAAGAAATTTCAAACCAAGAAGACGGGTCTGAGTAGTGAGCAGACGGTGAACGTACTGGCACAGATCCTGAAAAAACTCAACCCCGAGCGTAAGATGATTAATGAGAAGATGCACTTCTTCCTGAAGGAGGGGAATTGA